A segment of the Trifolium pratense cultivar HEN17-A07 linkage group LG7, ARS_RC_1.1, whole genome shotgun sequence genome:
TAAATGTGCTCCTCATTTGATAGGGAATTCAAGGTGGGTTGATGCCATGAAGTGGTCAGGTCAAAAAGAATTCACAGCGTCTCCCGCAACCCCTTATTTGGTTGATAGTGAAGAAGCAGGAATTTTAAAAAGCCATGGACCTCTCTGGCTTTCCTCAAGGTTTGTGTTTAGGATGTATTAATGCGCGTATTAGACTATCGATATATAGCAAACACTGACACTTCACATCAAAGGCATAACTCGCGTCTGACACTGGCACATTAGTTacatttaaatatttcattatCTCTAATTATTACAGGTGTTCACGTGTCAGTGTTGTATTTCGTGTTTAACTGTATTTGTTTGGAATAATAGGTGAAAGAGGCTGGTCACATGGTTCCTATGGATCAACCAAAAGCAGCACTTGAGATGTTAAAAGATTGGATGCAAGGGAAACTAGCAGTAAGGACAAGAGGAGGAGATTATGTCTCGTCCATATGATGGACTCAACACAAAACGTAAATCAGAGTGATGTTGTATACACACAATAATGATGTTTGCTTCTGTACATTGGAAGGGTGAAtgaaatataattgtttttcctaATTAATTAAGTTCTTTTCTAGTTCTTAGTATTCCTGCTTATACCATCTCCTAAATTGTGCATTGTAGATTAAAACTAATTTGAATTGTCAGACAAGTATATTCCTACTTCTATCATCTcataaaagtgtttttttttagattacttgtctaatttttcattttgCAATGGAGCTTGTTCAAGTTTATGGGATCTCAAACATTGGAGCCATGATAATTCATTTCATGTAACTTTGGGCATTCTCCTACAAACAGTGCTATAAACATTCTGCAATTCAAGTTTCTGGTATCTCAAAATTGAAACATTGGATAGAGTTATGGTAAGAAATATGCGAATAAGTGAGTGTACAGAGTTCGAACCTCAGTTCCTACATATCACATGTAATGTTTCTACTGACCGAGTTATGCTAACAAATACTATATacctaataatttttttctttgaataaGTCACAGCAttaaaaaataccaaaaaattttaaaaaaacaaagtaaacATGGGATAAAAAATTGAACGTCAAAACTTCcccttttttataaaataaataaataagagaatTAAAACTGTATTGAAgtctttttaaaaatacaattgaaacaaacacactccTTCATTAACTTCAAAATAGATATAAAAAATGCTCATCATTAAGCATTCCcatcatctatatatatatatataaaataaaagatcaaCTAGATGAAGAAACAACACAAGCAAGCTACAACCTATTGCAAATTAAGCTTAAGcttattcttatttatttattaattagcCATTGCATGTTGCATATACTTGAAGTTCCATTCATTCAAGCCAAAGACCATGTAACTTGCACTACACCCACATCTGTATTCAATCCCAACGCCTTCCACACAGCAACAGATCCATCAACAATATTGTTACGACAAGGCGGCTGACCCGCATGTTCCCCATCACATCCATTCACCGAATCACATTCGTCCACCACTTTTGCCGTCACACTCCTCCCGTTTCGTGCCTTGATTCTAATGTTTCTTCCACACCTAGACCCTCCATTATACCACCCGGTGGACAACGCCACCACTCTTTCTGAGTTGCTATGGAAATTATCATCGCACTCAGATGGACTTCCTCCGTCTCCGCCTGATATAGAtcataatttgatattttgttaGTATTATAAGTTGGATATTTTTTAATGTAGTTACAAATTAGTAATGATTAGTTGATAATTGTCTTATGTGTTACCTTAGAATCACTATATAAAATGATCATATatacattaataataattacctTCGCTAAAATCATTCAACGTGAGTAATGCTTGTGTGGAGGATGAAACTGGTGGAGAACACTTGAACCGAGAGAATGATT
Coding sequences within it:
- the LOC123898223 gene encoding kiwellin-like, with protein sequence MASISNLMFLSFIFLFNIINIPFITNAQSCQSSGTLNCKGKSFSRFKCSPPVSSSTQALLTLNDFSEGGDGGSPSECDDNFHSNSERVVALSTGWYNGGSRCGRNIRIKARNGRSVTAKVVDECDSVNGCDGEHAGQPPCRNNIVDGSVAVWKALGLNTDVGVVQVTWSLA